The DNA segment CATTTTCTCACCTTTCAAACACCTATCCAACCTATTCTTCATTGTTGACATGCTCTCCATCAATCAGTATATTATTGAGATGGTTGATTCAATGTTATCGCCACCGCCCTATTATTTCCAACCTATAATCTAATCTCAGCTGAGGTGACAGTGAGGCCTTAATGTGTCTGAGCTAGGGAGAATAATCAGCTGGAATTTATGATCCCAATCATTGTTCAGCGAACCCCTTCCAGGTTGAAAGGACATGTGAGATGGATGTCAGGTGCATGGAGCAAGGGCTCTGCTCTGATTATCCTCCCACAATCATTCTGCTGAAATTCACTGCCAGGGCTCGCCATGAAAAGTGAGCAAGTTGTTCATGTGATTCCTCCTCTGACATTAGGGATCAGTCTCCACTTTAGTAAAGTAAACATCTCGAAGCCAATCTAGCTAGAGCGAGAAATGTTTCCAATGTAGGCCGAGACTTGCAGACTGAACTAATTGAGATATTTTTCTTCTTTTCCTTCAGGAGAAGGCAAAGCATTATCCGGTGTGTTTGAACACTAAGTCGCGGGAGGAGAATGAGACAGAGGAAGGGTTGGGAAGCCTTCCTCGAAATATCAGCTCCATTAGTTCTCTGCTACTTTTCAACACCACTGAGAACCCGTAGGTGTCACTAACCCTGTTAAGTGAAAGTGAATAGTTTTGTTTTTATTGGTATGTTTATTCTGTGCGTGAGTTGTACATGCACATGTCAACTGTCAGTATGGTGTATGATTTATGCTATTAATGCGAGACAACATTCTCAGGAGATAATTAACTATTGACGTTATGACGACACTTTTGCAGAACAGCAACTTGCAGCTTAATGACCAAAAAATCTCTCTCTGGCGTGTATTGCATGTTCTGTGATGAATTATAAATAAAGAATATCACAGTGTAATATCACACTTAAACAGAACCGTCACATAAATGTGTAATCATAGGTGTGTTTGTCCTGGCCAGCTCATACCACAATCAAAATAGGTCATTACATTTCATTCAAAAAGAAACTGAAACTTGCTTTTATATTGATGCCCAACATCATGAAAGAATAAAGTGGTTGTATTCTAATTTTGGTCAATATAAAAGCAGTTGGGGGCCCGGTTTTCATGATGTGCGAACTTCTGAGTTCACTTTTTTTAGGCTAAAAATTCAGAGAATATTTTACtgctgttttttttaataatttttatgGTTTTAGGAGATCCTTCTTTTTCCTAAGAAAGTCTTCAAAGCATTTTAAGCTTTTTTATGTTCTTACAGGAAACTGTGTTTCCCGACATGAATTTCTGTGCcaactttgtaaaaaaaaaagtgcatCCTTGAAGAGAATGAAAATAGCGTGAAACCTGattacatgtttcagctcacaacaGCTCATGTAATCCTATGAcaagtgttgccacaatgcctggaGGTGGTACAAATTATTTAGAACTTATTTCAACCTCTCGATTCAGGTTGTCAAACAAAGTAGATGGACTGGAACATTTTTCATTGAACATAAGCTACCCTTAAGATTCTGTGGTAACTGGTACTAGtttgtatgtttcactgagataCCCCTAGAAATAGAAATGCTGGACTGGTTCCAATATACTTTCAACTTTTATGGTTGATGGCTGAAGTATATGTTTGGAAGTTGTAAAAATTACTTTTATACAGTAATATATTTAGCAAAAATATCCAGAGGAAGTATTGTGTGTTCAACATGTAGCTTGGTTTATAAGTATTCAGTTCGGCTCTTTGCTCTCTAGAATGGAGGCCTAAGATATTGAACCAGATCTGCTTGGCCTGTGATGTTTGATACTATTCTACACTTTCTCCCTACAGCTACAAGAAGTATGTTCTATTGGATCCATTAGCCGGAGCTGTGACAAAAACTCACACTGCACTGGAGACCGAGAAAGAGGAGAAACCATTTGATGCTCCACTCTCTATCACCAAGAGGGAGCAACTTGAAAGACGGGTAATTGTAGAGGATTGCATCACTGAGGTTGAGGGGAGCCCATGCCCCATCCACTCTGCTACATAACACGCTGTGCCATGATAATactttttattatttaaaaaaaatggataTGCAGAATGCAAATTTGGCAGTGTGTTTGGCACAGCTTTATATTATGCACAGATAATAGGTTGTTGTACATTGACCTGCCACCAGTCATCCCCTGCAGTTTGTCTCATTGGGCATGCGAGAAGGAGAAATGTCCATGCTTGTTAATCCATAATTAATGAAAGCTACATAATGCTTCATTCGCTGAACAAAAGGGAATGAGAGTAACCTGGTTAATTTCTGCAGTCAGTCATGATAGGAAATCGTTGGTAACAAAGTTACTTCATTGTGAATTCTGACCATAATTAAACTTTCACTAGTAGATGTTCATTGCTGCAAATGTTTCCATTATCGATACATCTAGTTTCTGAGCTTTGCGCTGAAAGGTTTGCCTTAGCTCTGTCGGCTTGGCATTGGCTGTCTGACGACTGGATTTATTTCCTTGCACTTATAATGTAGATAAAGGTTTAAATGTTCAAGTGGGACCACAGTCACTTGTTCATGGGGAAAACTCTGAACTCTAACCTTTGGTAAAGTTTGGAACTCGAGCTATGGTAGTTAGCCTCCCCTCTCCAATTTCATGAGCCCAACAGAAGATCTCGAGGGAAATGCAATTGATGCAGTAATGTCCTGCCCCTAAATGTCTTTCTGGTTTATAAATGTGATCCAATATAAAAATGACTGGGAGCCAGGCGATGCACTTTTAGTACAATAGCTATAAGCTGGTTAAAACTGAATATTCTTCTAATATCTATTTCTCAATATTGCTACAAAATGTTTTTTGAGTTTTATGTGAGCTTCTGAACATTGAATTCTTTTGTTATTTCAGACAATGGAGAATTATTTCTATGTACCAGACCTGGGACAGGTCCCAGAGATTGATGTCCCATCTTACCTACCAGATCTGCCTGGCATCGCAGATGACCTCATGTACAGTGCTGATCTGGGTCCAGGCATTGCACCCTCCGTACCTGGAAGCAACATGCCTGAACTGCCCAGTTTCAATGCAGAACCACTTTACACAAATGGGCCAGGTACTGCTAGATGGTCTGCATTTACTGCTCTGAGCTTTGTAGAACTATTGATAGTGTAATGTTTTCACCCACTGGAAACAGCTAAGCAGAGCAAAGTTATACATTTACACTTGGTAGTGATGGTTATTTTTGTCTTTTTAGGGCTCTTATGACATTTTAACAATCTCCTAGTAGATGCATGACAAGTCCACCAGTGTGACTAGCCCTCCCCATTTATTTCTATTAAAAAGATGCATGGGGACTCattcctctcctcccaccccccaccccctttttttttttcttgcATGTTCCACACCACATTCAGTTAAGAGAGTGAGCCACAAGACCGTTCCTGGGCTTCTGCCAATTTCTCTCTTGGCTGGTCACCAGAAAGCGCATTAAAACTGCCCCAGAGAAAATTGAAAAGAGAAAAATTAAAATGCATTCAAAATTTATATCTCAAAATGAAGTCACTATATAAAACATTCAGTATATAGGAAGGAGAACCACTTTAATATCTGAGATACAACCACTATAAAGCATATGATTTGTGGGGTGAGGGGAAGAGGAGGAACGGAGAAAGTGTGCAGTATTGTGTTGTGTGTGACATCTTTGTCTGGACATGTACACTTTATGTAGACCTGGCAGTTTTAATAGCAAACCAATTGTTACCAAACATTAGGAAATAGCTTAAAATGATAACACATCTTCTTCATTAAGGCAATAATCTTCCATTTCTAGGAAAATGCAGGAATTATATATTTGTAAAGCAATAATCAGAGCTCAATCTAACCTTTTTCGTTTGAGATTGTGGAATGGCATCATGGTCTAACTCAAAGTCTATAATTTTTATGTTCTGTATTTCAGATCAACAGAATACTAGTCTCCCACTGCCACCTGTAGGACTTCCTCCTCCTGAACTGCTGACGCCAGTGAgtgctcctcctccaccacctccacctccaccccctccacctccactTCCAGCTCAGTCATCTCTGCAAACAAATGTTGGCAATAATCAACCACCAGGTCTGTTTCTAAATGTATCTCTTCTCAATCCGGTCTAAATTATGTTTCAATCAATGCAGGGCAGTTGCATGAAAATATGATGCATGGTTCTCTCCTGTGCCACCAGGATTAGGGTTGCTAATGAATGAATGGACGTTCGTCCCCATTAATCTTCTGTTCATGGTGTCTTTCTCTAGATCAGCACTGCCATCAGCAGGAATGTAGTGGGACTGCAGGTCATTACTGGGTGGGACGTTCACTGCACCAGATACAAGAGGGTTTATGCCCAAATGAGTTTGTGCAACTCGACCTACATTTTATGTTTCTGCGCTCTTCAGTCTCATGAACTTACAGGAATATCAGGATTTCTGAAACTATTTTGCCTTAAAGTACCTGGTTTTTTTTCTTAGAAATTATAAAATCCAACTAATCCAAGAGATGGCTGACTTGATTCTGACTGCCCTCAAATGTTTCCAATGCAGGCTTGGTATTGGCAAGAGGATAGCAATTTGAAACCGAAGTTAAAATGAGCATCACAGGTTATTCTGCAAAGAGCATCATAACTTTGCCTGATCATCTCCACAAATTAATTTTTTAACAGAAGTCTCTAGATAGGAGTCCGTGAACCCCAACTATACTTTTTTTTTAGTTattctcctccctaacccaggaattCTGAGGCCAGTTGTAATGCCCCTCAAATCACAGATATGGATCAAATTTGAAGACCTTACTTATCTGTGGTTCAAATTACAACACATGGTGTATTGTCCACCAGTCATGTATCCCCTTTCAGCTTCACTGGCTTAACATCCGGAACTCTGTACTTAACAGCATTGTGGaagcaccttcatcacatggactgcaacagttccATAAGAAGGCCCACTACCACCATCTCAAAGGCAATTCGGAGTGAGCAATAAATGCCTTTcttaccagcaacacccacatcccaagaatggaaaAAAACTACAAAGGGAACTTGAAACCATACTTGTGAGGCTGAGGTTGTATGGCACCCTGCAGTATTCcttcaattaatttttttttacagaTCATGCCTCATTGGAATTAGTGCATAATATTTACACCTAGCTGTTATCTGTgtgactgtccttttgtgtttggcACAATCTATGTGGATAAAATACAGTTCCTCCAATGGTCCTCCCTGCACACACCACCTCCATGATTGTAAAAGAGTGGTAGCAGTCTTGCTTCTGAGTCTGAAGATTGTGTGTTTAAAGCCtcctccaggatttgagcacataatctgcctGACACTGGGGGTTAATGCATTGATGGAGGTGTGGACTTTCTGTTGAAAAATTTTAACAAGACCCTGTTGGCCTGTTTATGTGGACGTTAAAGAccctggtattctggccaatatttttgCATCAACTAATGCCACCAAAACCAGATAAATAGCAAAAGACCAGTTAGAGGGATCCTGCTGTGTGTGAAATAGCTACCATATTTAGCTACATAAATGACttcaaaaaataattaattggctgttaAGTTCTTTGTGATGTCTAAGAAACATAGGGAATAAAATCCCActtcacccggggggggggggggcggggggcggggggggggggggggggggtagaaccaGATCGGCCACCTATTACACATCCTgcacaattttcctttccattgaagacaTTTTGTGCTTCTGCCAAAGTTCAACCTTTTACTGAAATTTCTCACCCAAATCAATAGGACCCTAATTGTGAAAAGTGTTTTCATTGACTTCTACTTTCTTTAATTGTCCTTCGGAAGGTGGCATTGTTCAGGGAGCACCTCAGGAGGTTGTGAAACCCTCAAATGGAAGAGCCAATCTGCTGGAATCTATTCGACAGGCCGGAGGAATTGGGAAAGCCAAACTGCGCAATGCAAAGACTATTAAGATGGAAAAGAAGAAGCAGAAGGAACAGGAACAcggtatttttctgtttttttttttttgtttcagaTAATTGACCAGAACTAGATGTGATGTTTTAGAAGGTATATAAAACCTTTTTACATTGATACTGGGGTTTTAAAGGTTTTTGGAGGTGTTGACTGGTGACATTGATTGTCACACTTTTTTTCCCCCAGGTACTGGACTACAAAGGAATCATTTGTGTGATATTTAGTTAACTAATGACCCTGCGAGAGAGGCAGCAGACaccctccctccacaccccccgccccgccccgcataATTCAGGAACACTGAGCTGGTGCAAACTCCCACTGTCAATTTGGGAAATATTTTATCCAAGTGAAAGTAAAGCATCTTGCCAGTTGTGCACATGTGGAGCTTTCTGCAACATGGATGCTGATGATTGCAAAACAGCTCAAACCCATGTATCATTTGTTGAGAATCTGAATAGTGGACTTGTTCTACAGGATGTCCTTTTCCCCCTCACTTGTCCTGATAGTTTGTTCATGGGAGTGTGTATGAAAATTTAGATTAGAAACCTGGATAATGTGCTCTTTTTCTTGCGGCAACTACATTAATGGAGCCATGTTGAGTGTGGCAGAGGAGTGTGACCTTGACCTGTATTACGTGTTCTAGGTGGAACAATGGAAGGAGGTGGGAATCTGATGTCTGATCTCTTCAACAAGCTTGCGATGAGGAGAAAAGGTACAAAACCCAGTGCTGGCATAGCTTTACAAATAGAGTGTAGAACCAGTTGGTATCAAATCGTATGTGACATTATCTAAAAGATTGAACAGTTTACATCTTTACTCACTAATATTTCTACTTTTTATACTTTGGGTATAGCATTGATTTTAATGCAGTGTAAAGCTTCCTCTGCTTTGCCCTGATAGTGTGCCTTGGCCCTGACTACACTAGTGTAACATTTCCACAGTAGCTATTCTTCTGGCCTTTCTCACGAGACCAACAACTTTTAGTACCAACCTGTGGGCAGTTTTATGCTGCAAACTCAACTCCCTAAACTGGGTTGAGAATTACCTCAAACTCGTTTcacaggtgctttacagccaacagaaATAGAAACTGTATTCTGCATTTCATCTTGCTGGAGCGGTTAGGATTGTTCTGATGACGCTAGGTACAGTAGCTTGAACTAGCCACAAAATATGTAATAGCAGATATTGTACTAATATATGTAATAGCAGATATTGTACTAATATGTTATCATTCAGTATAATCAACTAGATTAAAAGTTGTATGTCTGATTTACAGGTATTTCAGGTAAAGGTCCTCAACAAGGTGAGGGTGGCAGTGGTGGAGGAGCTGTAGGCGACGTTCCCGTAGCAGGTGGTGCTTTTGCCCGAATGTCTGACGCCATTCCACCCCTCCCACCTCCACAGCAGCCAGCCGCTGAAGATGAGGACGACTGGGACGCATGAGATTTGCTATCTGATTTGGCGAAGATGTCTGCATCTATTCTCTGGTTCCTGTGAAACTTGAACTTTTCATTCAGTTGTGTTACGCCTGTCTGTCAATTCCAGTTCAAACTTAGAACTCTCTGAACAAAAAGGAAGGGGGAAATTTGCTTGTGTGATGCTGCCTTTTTGTACCCAATTTGTATATGAGATGGGAATAGAATGGTCCGGTCCATGTGAATGCAATCAGAGGGCTTTTCACCTTCCTGGCACCCCAGTTAGTTACATGAATAAGTACATCGCTAGCCAAAGACCACAACAATTAAGCAGCAGAATATCCATCATAGCATTATTTCATATAATTCCTTAAATGGCCTCATCAGCAACACTAGCACTGATGTCCATTAggccagagtgtgtgtgtgtactgtgggcAGAAGGGAAATCCAAACTACACCCAATAATAAAAACAATGTTCGTGGTGATTCTTTTGAGGAAATTTGCTTTAATATTTAATCCTTTCATAATCTAGTGTTTAGGTTTGAAAACAAACATTGTTGCAGATGGCATTAACCTCATGATTTAAAAGGATGTGAAATTTACAACTCTTGCATGGCCATGTATCTCTTGCTGGATGGCTAACTTTATTCCAGGCCTCCACCAATGCTTCTTCACCAATTATCAGAAAACCGATGACAACGGCCCTAATTTTCTACCCATAGCAACATTGCTGAGTTGAGGAAAGAAACCAGGGTGTTCCACTGCTCTGGTGCTGCTGTGTACTGCACTACTCGAGGGGCTGTTGAATATGCTTAACTCAGCATTCAACAAGGATTGGAGTTTAGCAAAATGATGAAACAAAGTGTAGAATTCAAATTAAAATTCTCAGCAACCCAAGCTTGGCATTGTCTGCAGAGCTTTAGCATCATTCTAAAATGTAGTTTGCTTATTGAAGAGAAAATGTAAAATATAAATGGCTGCTACCAATAGTCTGGAAATAATTTGATTTCTACACAACTGCATGCTGGTACAGGTTTCAAGTAAGAGTGTCCCTGTCACCAGTTGGCTTGGAATGAGAAGCATATTAATACTATCCAAATGGATTGTAAAATATCACGGAAGGTGCATTATCCATGTAGAACAATAATCAAATTTACATGGGCGGGGTGTTTTGCTTTATGTGCATATGTTTTAAATAGGATATTTTCAAATTCAGTCTCTAGGTATAGTGAAAGTTGGTTTGCTCTAGGTTGGCAGAGTGTATACAATGAGAAAATCTGTTCCTGCATAGCTACTTGGCTTTCACTCAAACGTTCCTATGAACAGATTAACTATTACCTGTTTTAGAGAATGATTGCAATTTGTTTCCAGACTTGTGCCATTTTGCATCAAATTCCTGTCACAACATTTTCTTAGGTTATTGAATAATTTAAATCATCTCATAGACAAAATGCCTCAAAACTGTTGGATTTTGGGGAAAACAGCTCTGAAGAGGAAATCTGTGATGATTTTAGATGCATTACTGGCAATTTCTTATCTAGCTCATCAGATTGGGATGTCCACAACCTACCTTTATTAAAGCATGGTCTGCAATTCTAAATTGTCCTTTAAGCTTTTGCTATCCTTAAGCACACCTTGATCATATTTCTGCTGTGTGCCAAGTGCATAAATGCTGTCCCTTCATCATGGCAGCTGTCATTCTATCTGCCAGAGCCAGATAAACCATTGAGAAAAGGCACTTCATACACTTACCCATTCTACATTGCAATCCCCTTCATTGCACCATTTTTAAGATCAGTTGCACTTTACCACTTTAAACAGGAAGTACATCACAAAAAGTGACCATGGAGAACAGT comes from the Pristiophorus japonicus isolate sPriJap1 chromosome 15, sPriJap1.hap1, whole genome shotgun sequence genome and includes:
- the wash1 gene encoding WASH complex subunit 1; translation: MMQKYFTEGQVYTVPIIQPDLRREEAIHQISDALQYLQKISNDVFTRVSQNVESNQTRLQSINDRINLAQAKIKKIKGSKKATKVFSSAKYPAPDRLQDYVSIFTGVDDTALQKRPRYKIHSKLKPLDEKAVQEKAKHYPVCLNTKSREENETEEGLGSLPRNISSISSLLLFNTTENPYKKYVLLDPLAGAVTKTHTALETEKEEKPFDAPLSITKREQLERRTMENYFYVPDLGQVPEIDVPSYLPDLPGIADDLMYSADLGPGIAPSVPGSNMPELPSFNAEPLYTNGPDQQNTSLPLPPVGLPPPELLTPVSAPPPPPPPPPPPPPLPAQSSLQTNVGNNQPPGGIVQGAPQEVVKPSNGRANLLESIRQAGGIGKAKLRNAKTIKMEKKKQKEQEHGGTMEGGGNLMSDLFNKLAMRRKGISGKGPQQGEGGSGGGAVGDVPVAGGAFARMSDAIPPLPPPQQPAAEDEDDWDA